agagtattttattttgaactgTATATAGAGGATCTGGATAAAGGGCAGAAACTACATTtcccagcagccactgcacgtCCATTTTACACACCGCAttgtgcaatatacaacaggattactggcggcgctattttgtgttttgtgtatttgtccacACAGTCTtgtttgtctttgcactgttttcaCACAATGCACCTtgtgtggtgaggacacttactaatCCTTAGCTCTGTGctttctgtgatgtagctccatgttgtcttgtgtagcaccagggttctggaggaacgttgtctcatttcactgtgtacagatatatatggttgaaatgacaataaaagcttcttgacttgacttccatgtcactaaacacaaacacctgaTTACAATTCACTTCTGATtagcacattcacacacacacacacacacacacagacacacacacacacagctttatcaGCCAGAGCAGCAAAACTGATTTCAGGTTTGGTtcttaacaaaaaacacacacttttattaaaaaaaaattatttacagaactatatatattatatatacacacacacaacaacatttaaaaaccaACATTTTTGACTTAATGTGCATCAGAGACACAAACAATTTGGTTTTGTTCATGAAAATATTCAAGGCAAATAATCTGTTATAATGATTTCAGCATTATACAGTAAACAGTGAAAAGATGAAGATGCTACATGACACTagataaacattattttacaaaGAATAAAAGTGCTGAAGCGCTTCATAAAAAATACCAGATTTCAGAAGGTATTACAGAAAAACTTCACAGGAAATTAGTACTAAGCAGGTTCTTCTATCCAAACTGAAAAGCGAACACCAGCTTTCACAAATGTTTCATTAGAATTGATTAGGAGGATGTTGATGATCTCAGGTTGTGTGACACGACCAGTGACGTCATCACCCATCTGATCCATATCCTGCTATTCAAATCTCCTCAGTTCCACTGCTGTATTATGGATTATCTTCTGACTGCAGGTTGAAGTTTCTGTGGAGGAAGTGAATGGAGgtgaaacacaacacaaaccCTGAGGAAGATTTGGTACAACAGCAGGAGACCACAGATGAAGAACATTAATATTCCAGATTACAGTGTAAACATCATGTCTTACTCTCTCACTGCAGCaggatcacacactctcacactttagGAGTTACTGGAGGAAGAATCTCCTTTAGAGGCTGTAAAACATTCAAATCATCACAAAGTGAAATCAAAACACTGCAGCACATAAACACTGTAGTGGATTTAAACATCATTTATGGATCATAAAGTTTCACTTACAGGGTCTGGATGGAACAGGAACAGGTTTAAATCCTGAAACACAGATGATGAACAGTTATTATTAAATCTGTGCTCTGTGTTTAATTAAGAATCagattattattgtgttttatttaacaattaaagttaaaatatgTGAAACATCCATTAAATCCTGTTGCAAAAATTACAAAGTTTGAATCTGGTCTCTGTGAACTTCAtacctgtttttttcctctttttaccAGAGTTTTTCTTCTTCCAGACCACAATTCcagcaacaacaataacaagaaAAAGGAGAGACACGACCACACCAACGACGATCCCAATCACAATCAGTCCTCCATCTGATCCTCCACCTGTTAAATCAGAACAGAGTCTTTATTATCTGCTGCATCAGTAAATCAGTGTTCACTCTGTAAATGTGTAGTGGATCAGGACCTTTTGGTACTTTGAGCACCATCTCCTTCTCCAAGCTGCTGTGCTCAATCACacaggtgtaggtgtgtttctGCAGCTCCTCAGCTGAGACTTTCAGAATGCTCCTCTTCTGGAAGCTTCCATCCTGGTTGGGTAACGTCTCTCTGAGCTCCACGTCTTCATACACGTCCACTCCGTCCTTCTGCCAGGAGATATTCAGTGCTTTGGGGAAGAAACCTGTAGCATGACACACCACCTCTGGAGACGACGAGTTTTTCTGGAACACAGATGCTGCAGGAGGAACTGCAGAAACACAgagacataaatataataaaccctgtgagatttatttatttataaatgactataaaaaaaaatattttaaacgttttttttttgtaagaagcTACAAGACCTACATTAggccatctgtgtgtgtgtgtgtgtgtgtgtctgtgtgtgtgtgtctgtgtgtgagggagtgtgttattattgtgtacactatcagcgtgtgtgttgtagtgagggagtgtgttattagtgtgtacactatcagtgtgtgtgtgctgtagtgagggagtgtgttattagtgtgtacactatcagtgtgtgtgttgtagtgaggagtgtgttattagtgtacactatcagtgtgtgtgttgtagtgaggagtgtgttattagtgtgtacactatcagtgtgtgtgtgctgtagtgaggagtgtgttattagtgtgtacactatcagtgtgtgtgttgtagtgaggagtgtgttattagtgtgtacactatcagagtgtgtgttgtagtgagcgagtgtgttattagtgtgtacactatcagtgtgtgtgtagtgaggagtgtgttattagtgtgtacactatcagtgtgtgtgttgtaatgaggagtgtgttattagtgtgtacactatcagtgtgtgtgtgtgtagtgaggagtgtgttattagtgtgtacactatcagtgtgtgtgtgttgtattgaggagtgtgttattagtgtgtacactatcagtgtgtgtgttgtaatgaggagtgtgttattagtgtacactatcagtgtgtgtgtgttgtattgaggagtgtgttattagtgtgtacactatcagtgtgtgtgttgtaatgaggagtgtgttattagtgtgtacactatcagtgtgtgtgtgctgtagtgagggagtgttattagtgtgtacactatcagtgtgtgtgtgctgtagtgaggagtgtgttattagtgtgtacactatcagtgtgtgtgttgtagtgaggagtgtgttattagtgtgtacactatcagtgtgtgtgttgtagtgagggtgtgttattagtgtgtacactatcagtgtgtgtgttgtagtgaggagtgtgttattagtgtgtacactatcagtgtgtgtgttgtagtgaggagtgtgttattagtgtgtacactatcagtgtgtgtgtgtgtagtgaggagtgtgttattagtgtgtacactatcagtgtgtgttgtaatgaggagtgtgttattagtgtgtacaccatcagtgtgtgtgttgtaatgaggagtgtgttattagtgtacactatcagtgtgtgtgtgtgtagtgagggtgtgttattagtgtgtacactatcagtgtgtgtgttgtagtgaggagtgtgttattagtgtgtacactatcagtgtgtgtgttgtagtaagggagtgtgttattagtgtgtactctatcagtgtgtgtgttgtagtgaggagtgtgttattagtgtgtatactatcagtgtgtgtgttgtagtaagggagtgtgttattagtgtgtacactatcagtgtgtgtgttgtagtgaggagtgtgttattagtgtgtacactatcagtgtgtgtgttgtagtgaggagtgtgttattagtgtgtacactatcagtgtgtgtgttgtagtgaggagtgtgttattagtgtgtacactatcagtgtgtgtgttgtagtgagggagtgtgttattagtgtacactatcagtgtgtgtgttgtagtgaggagtgtgtacactatcagtgtgtgtgttgtagtgagggagtgtgtacactatcagtgtgtgtgttgtgatgaggagtgtgttattaatgtgtacactatcagtgtgtgtgtgtgtacactatcagtgtgtgttgtagtgaggagtgtgttattagtgtgtacactatcagtgtgtgttgtagtgaggagtgtgttattagtgtgtacactatcagtgtgtgtgttgtagtgaggagtgtgttattagtgtgtacactatcagtgtgtgtgttgtagtgaggcagtgtgtacactatcagtgtgtgttgtagtgagggagtgtgtacactatcagtgtgtgtgttgtgatgagggagtgtgttattaatgtgtacactatcagtgtgtgtgttgtagtgaggagtgtgttattagtgtgtacactatcagagtgtgtgtgttgtagtgaggtgtgttattagtgtgtacactatcagtgtgtgtgttgtagtgagggagtgtgttattagtgtgtacactatcagtgtgtgtgttgtagtgagggagtgtgttattagtgtgtacactatcagtgtgtgtgttgtagtgagggagtgtgtacactatcagtgtgtgtgttgtagtgagggagtgtgtacactatcagtgtgtgtgttgtgatgagggagtgtgttattagtgtgtacactatcagtgtgtgtgttgtagtgaggagtgtgttattagtgtgtacactatcagtgtgtgtgctgtagtgaggagtgtgttattagtgtgtacactatcagtgtgtgtgttgtagtgaggagtgtgttattagtgtgtacactatcagtgtgtgtgttgtagtgaggagtgtgttattagtgtgtacactatcagagtgtgtgttgtagtgaggtgtgttattagtgtgtacactatcagtgtgtgtgtgttgtagtgaggagtgtgttattagtgtgtacactatcagtgtgtgtgttgtagtgaggagtgtgttattagtgtgtacactatcagtgtgtgtgttgtagtgaggagtgtgtacactatcagtgtgtgtgttgtagtgaggagtgtgtacactatcagtgtgtgttgtgatgaggagtgtgttattaatgtgtacaccatagtgtgtacactatctgtgtgtgtgttgtagtgagtgtgttattagtgtgtacactatcagtgtgtgtgtgttgtagtgaggagtgtgttattagtgtgtacactatcagtgtgtgtgttgtagtgaggagtgtgttattagtgtgtacactatcagtgtgtgtgtagtgaggagtgtgttattagtgtacactatcagtgtgtgtgttgtagtgaggagtgtgttattagtgtgtacactatcagtgtgtgtgttgtagtgaggagtgtgttattagtgtgtacactatctgtgtgtgtgttgtagtgaggtgtgttattagtgtgtacactatcagtgtgtgtgttgtagtgagagtgtgttattagtgtgtacactatcagtgtgtgtgttgtagtgaggagtgtgtacactatcagtgtgtgtgttgtagtgaggagtgtacactatcagtgtgtgtgttgtgatgagggagtgtgttattagtgtgtacactatcagtgtgtgtgctgtagtgaggagtgtgttattagtgtgtacactatcagtgtgtgtgtgctgcagtgagggagtgtgttattagtgtgtacactatcagtgtgtgtgttgtagtgaggagtgtgttattagtgtgtacactatcagtgtgtgtgttgtagtgagggagtgtgttattagtgtgtacactatcagtgtgtgtgttgtaatgaggagtgtgttattagtgtgtacactatcagtgtgtgtgctgtagtgaggagtgtgttattagtgtgtacactatcagtgtgtgttgtagtgagggagtgtgttattagtgtgtacactatcagtgtgtgtgtgttgtagtgagtgtgttattagtgtgtacactatcagtgagTGTGTTGTattgaggagtgtgttattagtgtgtacactatcagtgtgtgtgttgtagtgagggagtgtgttattagtgtgtacactatcagtgtgtgtgttgtagtgaggagtgtgttattagtgtacactatcagtgtgtgtgttgtagtgaggagtgtgttattagtgtgtacactatcagtgtgtgtgtgttgtagtgaggagtgtgttattagtgtgtacactatcagtgtgtgtgttgtagtgaggagtgtgttattagtgtgtacactatcagtgtgtgtgttgtattgaggagtgtgttattagtgtgtacactatcagtgtgtgtgtgttgtagtgaggagtgtgttattagtgtgtacactatcagtgtgtgtgttgtagtgagggagtgtgttattagtgtgtacactatcagtgtgtgtgttgtaatgagggagtgtgttattagtgtgtacactatcagtgtgtgtgttgtagtgagggagtgtgttattagtgtgtacactatcagtgtgtgtgtgctgtagtgaggagtgtgttattagtgtgtacactgtCAGAGTGTGTTGtaatgaggagtgtgttattagtgtgtacaccatcagtgtgtgttgtaatgaggagtgtgttattagtgtgtacactatcagtgtgtgtgttgtagtgaggagtgtgttattagtgtgtacactatcagtgtgtgtgtgttgtagtgaggagtgtgttattagtgtgtacactatcagtgtgtgtgttgtagtgaggagtgtgttattagtgtgtacactatcagtgtgtgtgttgtagtgaggagtgtgttattagtgtgtacactatcagtgtgtgtgttgtaatgaggagtgtgttattagtgtgtacactatcagtgtgtgtgttgtagtgaggagtgtgttattagtgtgtacactatcagtgtgtgtgttgtagtgaggagtgtgttattagtgtgtacactatcagtgtgtgtgttgtagtgaggagtgtgttattagtgtgtacactatcaatgtttgtgttttagtgaggcagtgtgtacactatcagtgtgtgtgttgtagtgaggtgtgtacactatcagtgtgtgtgttgtgatgaggagtgtgttattaatgtgtacactatcagtgtgtgttgtagtgaggagtgtgttattagtgtgtacactatcagagtgtgtgtgttgtagtggggagtgtgttattagtgtgtacactatcagtgtgtgtgttgtagtgagagtgtgttattagtgtgtacactatcagtgtgtgtgttgtagtgaggagtgtgttattagtgtgtacactatcagtgtgtgtgttgtagtgaggagtgtgtacactatcagtgtgtgtgttgtagtgagggtgtgttattagtgtacactatcagtgtgtgttgtgatgaggagtgtgttattagtgtgtacactatcagtgtgtgtgtgttgtagtgaggagtgtgttattagtgtgtacactatcagtgtgtgtgttatagtgaggagtgtgttattagtgtgtacaccatcagtgtgtgtgttgtagtgagggagtgttattagtgtgtacactatcagtgtgtgtgttgtattgaggagtgtgttattagtgtgtacactatcagagtgtgtgttgtagtgaggagtgtgttattagtgtgtacactatcagtgtgtgttgtagtgagggagtgtgttattagtgtgtacactatcagtgtgtgtgtgtgttgtagtgagagtgtgttattagtgtgtacactatcagtgtgtgtgttgtgagtgagggagtgtgttattagtgtacactatcagtgtgtgtgttgtgatgaggagtgtgttattaatgtgtacactatcagtgtgtgttgtagtgagggagtgtgttattagtgtgtacactatcagagtgtgtgtgttgtagtgaggtgtgttattagtgtgtacactatcagtgtgtgtgttgtagtgagagtgtgttattagtgtgtacactatcagtgtgtgttgtagtgaggagcgtgttattagtgtgtacactatcagtgtgtgtgttgtagtgagggagtgtacactatcagtgtgtgtgttgtagtgaggagtatgtacactatcagtgtgtgtgttgtgatgaggagtgtgttattagtgtgtacactatcagtgtgtgtgtgttgtagtgagagtgtgttattagtgtgtacactatcagtgtgtgttgtagtgagggagtgtgttattagtgtgtacaccaTCAgtatgtgtgttgtagtgagggagtgtgttattagtgtgtacactatcagtgtgtgttgtattgaggagtgtgttattagtgtgtacactatcagtgtgtgtgtgtgtagtgagggagtgttattagtgtgtacactatcagtgtgtgtgtgtgtgttgtagtgaggtgtgttattagtgtgtacactatcagtgtgtgtgttgtattgaggagtgtgttattagtgtgtacactatcaaagtgtgtgtgttgtagtgagggtgTGTTATtagtacactatcagtgtgtgtgttgtgatgaggagtgtgttattagtgtgtacactatcagtgtgtgtgtgttgtagtgagggagtgtgttattagtgtgtacactatcagtgtgtgtgttgtagtgagggagtgtgttattagtgtgtacaccaTCAgtatgtgtgttgtagtgagggagtgtgttagtgtgtacactatcagtgtgtgttgtattgaggagtgtgttattagtgtacactatcagtgtgtgtgtgtgttgtagtgagggagtgtgttattagtgtgtacactatcagtgtgtgtgtgttgtagtgaggagtgtgttattagtgtgtacactatcagtgtgtgtgtgtagtgagggagtgtgttattagtgtgtacactatcaaagtgtgtgttgtagtgagggagtgtgttattagtgtgtacactatcagagtgtgtgttgtagtgagggagtgtgttattagtgtgtacactatcagagtgtgtgttgtagtgagggagtgttattagtgtacactatcagtgtgtgtgttgtagtgaggagtgtgttattagtacactatcagtgtgtgtgtgttgtagtgagagtgtgttattagtgtgtacactatcagtgtgtgtgttgtattgaggagtgtgttattagtgtgtacactatcagagtgtgtgttgtagtgagggagtgtgttattagtgtgtacactatcagtgtgtgtgtgtgttgtagtgagggagtgtgttattagtgtgtacactatcagtgtgtgtgttgtattgagggagtgtgttattagtgtgtacactatcaaagtgtgtgttgtagtgagggagtgtgttattagtgtgtacactatcagagtgtgtgttgtagtgagggagtgtgttattagtgtgtacactatcagagtgtgtgttgtagtgaggagtgtgttattagtgtgtacactatcagtgtgtgtgttgtagtgagggagtgtgttattagtacactatcagtgtgtttAGAATGATTGAAGTGTGTTACAGTAACACAGTAGATCACACACTTTTCCTCTCCAGAGTCTCTCTGCTGTGAGAAATGAACTTCTTTATCCAGTTGATACACTCAGTCTCCAGGAAGTTCTTCCAGTATTCAGCCTCAGTTCTTATAGGATCCCATCTGTTTATAAAGATCTCAACTTCATCAATAACTGCAGTCCAGCTTCCAGTGTTCAGATCCAGACTGAAGAAATCTTCTCCATCATAACCGTACTGATCGTATCCTCTAGTGGTGCCGTTACCATCAATCTCACAGCCGTACATCCTCTGTAGAGTATGaactcctgcacacacacacacacacacacacacacacacacacacacacacagctaaacTATAGCCTGGGATCAATGAAGATCTCGTGTGGTGGAGGTAAATGTGATCTTGTTCCTGGTGAATCAGATGTGATTTTGCTTTGCAACATCTAATGATGACGTCACCAAATACATTAATGTAGAAAACTTGTGGTTGGTGGAAGTGAGGTTTAAATTCACACCTGCAGTTACACCATAATGCAGTCAATGTGTGTGGTAATtattaaagctgtgtgtgtgtgtgtgtgtgtgtgtgtgtgtgtgtgtgtgtgtgtgtgtgttttaccttcaGTCTGATTAAACTTCTGCTTTATTACATCCAGGTGAATTTTGAAGATTTCCTGATTAACACACTGCTTCTGAGTCTCTCTGTCCCAGTAATCTGCACTGATCTTCTGGATCCACTGTGTCTTTGGGATCATCCTGCTGATGTTGCTGTCATGGTACACAAACTGCTGTCCATCAAACAGACCAACAGCAGTGAACTCTGGGAAATGTGTTCCTGGTGGGAGTCCAGTGTGGAGATACTGCAGAGAGTGTGGATCTGTACACAATAATGTATGATGGAGGAGACAATTTAAagctaaaaacagaaacagagctGCTCCACTATAAGATGGATTATTGTATGCTGTAGAGATTTACAGTGTTACTCTGTACATTTACAAGATAGCAgcttattatacaaataaaacactacagTCTTTCAGCTTTAGCAGAGGTTCTGTTATAATGTGagctcacactaacacactgaacacacaatGTGAAGTGTTAACATGAACAAAGTGATGAAGCTGCCACAGGCTTATCAACCCAACATATACATTCATACTGTAATATTTCTAAACTCTATAAAAAGGCTGAATGGATTGAATAAATAATCCCCCATTAACAGCTCCGTTTCTCAAATTCCCCAGGATTAAGATTGTGAGATTAAATCAGGTTTAGGTTTTGGAAGTagatcagtgtttttttcattcataaaatagagagcagctttttttttttttttttttacaaatgctaCAGCTACAAGTAATCCAAGGCCCCCCTTGTCCCTTGAGGAAGTCAATTTACTCATTTTAATCCTTGGTCTTTTTCCTTCCCACAAAAAGTCCTTGATAATTTTGTCATACCTTTTAAAGATCGGGTCTGGAATGTTTACAGGTATTATAATGGATATATAATTGAACTGCAGAGCAATAACCATTTTGACAATATTTACTTTACCCCACAGAGAGAGTTTCAGCTGTACCCATTTGTccacattattttttatctttgacAGCAGTGGCTCATAATTCAACATCATTAtaagttttgtgtttgtttaaccCCAAGGTATTTCATACCATTTGGAATCCATTTAAAACCGAATTGGGTCACTGTACGGGAGTTACATGTTCTAGATATTGGCATAGCCTGACTTCTCccaatttattttgtatcctGATACACTTGAATATAATTGAATAACGCTCATTAATGGAGGTAGAGATTTGAGAGGATCATGAGAACAACAAAATATCATCCGCATATAACATTGCTCAATCCCCTCCTCTACCCCTTTACTCTGCCCTAAAACTATTGTGAATAATAACAGGGACAATGGGCATCCCTGACGAGTACCTCTTGAAACTGTAAAAAACAAGGAAGTCATGCCATTTGTCATCACTAGTGCTCTAGGATTCTTATATAATAAACTAACCCAGGACCTATTTATCTGACCAGACCCAAAATTCGTCAGGGCGTCGGACCAAAACCGGGTGAAAAACCCCGATCGCAGCTATATCATTAGATGTGCAAAAGGCGTTTGTATGCCGCCCTTAGTCACAATTCGAAGGCTGAGGTTCTTTTACTGATGTTTATTAAGCTTGACATCAACACCGTAGAATTTACACCATAGAACTGaataaaaaggataaatatacaaaatacattcagttacaaagaaaaacattaaatttagacataaaacagaaaataaatttaCATACCACTTTGCCTGCTTGTAGACTAAGAGTGGTAACTTCTTGCACAAacctatattttaattaaacatatcTTCTGTACAATAAGCATAGCAGCTTTCAATGCTCATCGTTGCTTTCTCTTGCATGCATACggtgaacaggaagtgacctgTACCACCAAGTATGATGCGATATGTATTAATAATGTGGTTTGTTCCTCCAAATAAAGTTATAAAGAATTCGATCTAGATCCTTAATAATCATGGAAGGAACTTCTAATGATAATGATGTATACACAGATCTAGATATACCTTCTGCCTTTGATAATAAAACCCTCCCAAATATTGAGAGGTCCCGCATTAACCACAAATTAAATCTCTTCTTAGTTTTCTCAATAATTGGCTCAAAATTTAACTGACTCctttgcttttcatttttacaaattattacaCCCAAATACGTTAGCTGATGTTTAACTGGAATATTGTCTATTTCTGTAAAGGAGCAATCTTTAAGGGgaaataatacagatttatctaaattcattttaaagccTAAAACAGCAGTGAATTCtccatatatttaattattttggtacttcaaatttgtttttcaaaaaaactgcagtgtcatcagcaaactgaCTGAGTTTAAATTGTACACCTGAAGCTGTGATACCATCGAATTGATTTCTCTTAATATGTGATGCTAAAACTTGAGTgactaacaaaaataaaaaaggagagaggGGGCATCCCTGCCTAATGCCACGATCAATATTAAATCTTTGTGAGGTACCATGAGCAAGTGTGACAGAACTATTACACCCACTATATAATGTTTTAACAGCTTTCAAGAACATATCACCAAAACCAAACATTTTAATGACTTTGAAAACAAAACTATGATTGACCGTATCAAATGCTTTAtagaaatcaataaataaaataagactaTCATCCTCAATAAAGTGGTTATAATCAATCATATCTAAAACTAGTCTAATGTTATTCCTAATATGACGTCCCTGCATAAACCCTGATTGTTCTCGATCAATTATATCGTCTAAACCTTGCTTCAGTCTCCCAGCAAAAATCATTGCAAACAGTTTACTGTCAACATTTAACAAACTAATAGGCCTCCAATTTTCAATGACAATATTGTCTTTATTAGGTTTGGGAATCAATGTTATAACTCCTTGTTTTAATGAAACCGGCAATTCACCATTTTGTAGAGCTTCTACAAATACTAACAACAAAAAGGGTGAAAGTTCTTTAGCAAAAGAAGTTATAAAATTCTCCAGTTAGTCTGTCGTTGCCTGGAGATTTGTTAGTCTTTAATAAGTTAATGCACTCTCTCACCTCTTCAATGTCTATCTCTTTATCACAAGTATTCTGAAAgttctagtttatttttttggtatcacTCACCAAGCTATTTAGAAAAGTATCAATGTCGGAAGAGGCTGATACGGGGGAATACAAATTACCAAAAAACTGGGCAACATATTTTGAGATAATTGAGGAATTATCTACTACTTTATTGTTAATCCTTAATTTTGAAATTGAGGAAAAaacactgtttcttttttcaaggccgaaaaaatattttgtatttctttctcctttttctagCCATTTAAGTCTAGTTCTGATAAACGCCCCCCTAGATTTATCCTCATAAATTCTATCTAGTTCAAATTGCAATAAATCTAATTTTTGTAAATCACAAATTAGTgaaagtttccttttttttctatataaactaaaaatatctttaataattaatctttctttaatttttttattttttgattgcAATTTTCCTTCATTGATAAATGCGGTTCTAATGTCAAACTTCAATAATTCCCAATACTTTCCATAAGATTTTTCTAAATCTGCAGTTCTCCTATATTTTTCAATATTACCTTTAATATTTTCCTTTAAACCTTCATTTTAAAGTAAACTATTAATTTAATTTCCAATAACCGCTATGTTTTTTGACTGATTCACCttgtaaaatatgtattttaataaatattcctTTATGATCTGTCATTATGC
This region of Silurus meridionalis isolate SWU-2019-XX chromosome 27, ASM1480568v1, whole genome shotgun sequence genomic DNA includes:
- the LOC124380957 gene encoding BOLA class I histocompatibility antigen, alpha chain BL3-7-like; this translates as MAYGSALLDLLLLVVLLLRSSSADPHSLQYLHTGLPPGTHFPEFTAVGLFDGQQFVYHDSNISRMIPKTQWIQKISADYWDRETQKQCVNQEIFKIHLDVIKQKFNQTEGVHTLQRMYGCEIDGNGTTRGYDQYGYDGEDFFSLDLNTGSWTAVIDEVEIFINRWDPIRTEAEYWKNFLETECINWIKKFISHSRETLERKIPPAASVFQKNSSSPEVVCHATGFFPKALNISWQKDGVDVYEDVELRETLPNQDGSFQKRSILKVSAEELQKHTYTCVIEHSSLEKEMVLKVPKGGGSDGGLIVIGIVVGVVVSLLFLVIVVAGIVVWKKKNSGKKRKKTGFKPVPVPSRPSSKGDSSSSNS